The following proteins come from a genomic window of Amphiura filiformis chromosome 16, Afil_fr2py, whole genome shotgun sequence:
- the LOC140172768 gene encoding NXPE family member 3-like has translation MMNKFNLGFGFLLDYGVFSRNKQSNTTKYTNFLNESSLSTRKYILLPILPSSDERTLGIVEDNDITNTTFSSYKIITESKYITKGNTLHFVISARDDNGQLMTTGGDYFIAQMYKNSYREWKSTAGQIIDHNNGTYSVYFYAAWAGDADISIVLVHPSIAVKFIRTTWWNTGPKIFWIGTLNNTKPGQNSTTLCAIVNENDTHFECKYPAKSHALGNYSFACKRLRGSDCELKTMRVAGPETMKKRESWQSPFYITLMRYTTDLEPLVCQTSQWRNTSKVNQCLRNKKLLLMGDSTTRQWVENLPALILGNYKFDIGKLADVSSLPRVSAQFYKTINFSVNFHFHPHAISKMEISPAVLAKIRYEVEILDTYEIKQCKNTLGILISPWAHFAQWTRHSFEQRLQKLKEAVVRFHSRCPQVPIVLKGPHVRDHRSPESRLYTSDYLLQQMGVLMRELFRETGVWFLDVWDMNLSYPSRKVIHMPGVVVQQELSMFLSYVCDTH, from the exons ATGATGAACAAATTCAACCTAGGTTTTGGATTCTTGCTTGACTACGGAGTATTCTCTCGTAAC AAGCAAAGTAACACAACGAAATATACAAATTTTCTCAACGAATCAAGTCTTTCTACGAGAAAATATATATTACTTCCTATATTACCTTCTAGCGACGAGCGTACACTAGGTATAGTTGAGGATAATGATATTACCAATACAACCTTCTCATCATATAAAATTATTACCGAATCAAAATATATAACAAAAGGTAACACGCTACATTTTGTCATTTCTGCTCGTGATGATAATGGACAATTGATGACGACTGGGGGAGACTACTTTATTGCTCAAATGTACAAAAATAGCTATAGAGAATGGAAAAGTACCGCGGGGCAAATAATAGATCACAACAATGGAACCTACAGCGTATATTTCTACGCGGCGTGGGCTGGTGATGCCGATATTAGTATAGTTTTAGTTCATCCAAGTATAGCAGTCAAATTTATCAGGACAACTTGGTGGAATACGGGTCCAAAGATATTCTGGATTGGAACATTGAACAATACCAAACCTGGTCAAAACTCAACAACATTGTGCGCAATTGTTAATGAAAATGATACGCATTTTGAGTGTAAATACCCGGCGAAATCACACGCCCTGGGAAATTACAGTTTTGCTTGTAAACGTTTACGAGGGTCAGATTGTGAGTTGAAAACAATGCGAGTGGCTGGTCCAGAAACAATGAAAAAACGAGAGAGTTGGCAAAGTCCGTTTTACATTACTTTAATGA GATATACCACCGATTTGGAACCACTCGTATGTCAAACCAGCCAATGGCGAAACACGTCAAAGGTCAACCAATGTTTACGTAATAAGAAGCTGCTTCTGATGGGTGATTCAACGACCAGGCAGTGGGTGGAAAATCTACCTGCTCTGATATTAGGGAATTATAAATTCGATATAGGTAAACTAGCTGATGTATCAAGCCTTCCACGTGTTTCGGCTCAATTTTACAAGACAATCAATTTTTCtgtcaattttcattttcatccaCATGCAATCAGTAAAATGGAGATATCACCGGCCGTTTTGGCTAAAATCCGATACGAAGTTGAAATTCTGGATACTTATGAgataaaacaatgtaaaaatacACTAGGGATCTTAATCAGCCCGTGGGCACATTTTGCTCAGTGGACGCGCCATAGTTTTGAACAAAGATTACAGAAATTAAAGGAAGCGGTGGTTCGATTCCATTCACGATGTCCACAGGTTCCAATCGTTTTGAAAGGACCTCATGTACGTGATCATCGTTCCCCAGAGTCACGGTTATACACAAGCGATTATTTGTTGCAACAGATGGGTGTGCTAATGAGAGAGTTATTCCGTGAAACGGGAGTGTGGTTCTTAGATGTGTGGGATATGAACCTCTCGTATCCTAGTCGGAAGGTCATACATATGCCTGGTGTAGTTGTACAGCAAGAACTTTCCATGTTTCTATCCTATGTTTGTGACACTCACTGA